One segment of Desulfovermiculus halophilus DSM 18834 DNA contains the following:
- a CDS encoding nucleoside recognition domain-containing protein — translation MKLYPVWVFGKQAWSEAFQVSCRLFKIMIPILIGVKILQESGLIVYLAKPLNPVMQLMGLPGETGLIWATAMVNNLYSGMIVFLTLADSMQLTVAQVTVLSTAMLVAHALPIEVKIAQSAGTRFVFQALSRIGGGFVLGWLLHQLYSLTGWLQGPNVIFWQGEVPTHPSLWSWALNQATNLGLIFLIILALVLLMRIMHRLRIVDALIWLLRPVLHFLGIGREAATLTIIGMVMGLTYGGGLIIQESKSGQVAPQDVFSSLTLMGLTHSLIEDTLLLSLLGAHMSGILWGRLVFSLLAVALLVRLLPLLPQKVVHRFLFVGRVQGTAASRG, via the coding sequence ATGAAGCTTTATCCCGTGTGGGTTTTTGGCAAACAGGCTTGGAGCGAAGCATTCCAGGTCAGCTGCCGGCTGTTCAAGATCATGATCCCCATCCTGATCGGGGTCAAGATCCTGCAGGAGTCCGGGTTGATTGTGTACCTGGCCAAGCCTCTGAATCCGGTCATGCAGCTCATGGGCCTTCCCGGTGAAACCGGTCTGATCTGGGCCACGGCCATGGTCAATAACCTGTACAGCGGGATGATCGTCTTTCTTACCCTGGCCGATTCCATGCAGCTGACAGTGGCTCAGGTAACAGTCCTGTCCACGGCCATGCTCGTGGCCCATGCCCTGCCCATTGAAGTCAAGATCGCCCAGTCCGCAGGCACCCGCTTTGTGTTTCAGGCCCTGTCCCGGATCGGCGGGGGCTTCGTCCTGGGCTGGCTGCTGCATCAGCTCTACTCCCTGACCGGCTGGCTCCAAGGGCCCAACGTCATCTTCTGGCAGGGGGAGGTCCCCACCCATCCAAGCCTGTGGTCCTGGGCTCTGAATCAGGCCACGAATCTTGGCCTGATATTCTTGATCATCCTGGCCCTGGTCCTGTTGATGCGGATCATGCACCGGCTGCGCATAGTGGACGCCTTGATCTGGCTGTTGCGGCCGGTGCTTCATTTTTTGGGTATCGGCCGGGAAGCGGCCACTCTGACCATCATCGGGATGGTTATGGGCTTGACCTATGGGGGCGGACTGATCATTCAGGAGTCCAAGTCCGGACAAGTGGCCCCCCAGGACGTCTTTTCCTCCCTGACCCTGATGGGCCTGACCCACAGCCTGATCGAGGATACGCTCCTTCTCTCCCTGCTGGGCGCACATATGTCCGGCATTCTCTGGGGCCGTCTTGTTTTCTCCCTCCTCGCGGTCGCCCTTCTGGTCCGTTTGCTCCCTCTCCTGCCCCAAAAAGTCGTACACCGCTTCCTGTTTGTGGGCAGGGTGCAGGGGACTGCGGCAAGCCGGGGATAA
- a CDS encoding mechanosensitive ion channel domain-containing protein encodes MNTPGFSALRSWLIPLLTTAVLFISATGSFAQAEQSSPPAYSTIADLLENEQSRQALIQELRSLAADKGGELASSGAAQAAPSADTSLARQLAEAVSGFAGSLVTQMQKIWTALSSVFTSAPAEGWNLDALVQATTDMGLIILAVILAFFIFRRLARPLFSRLSSWSLYGGGKSALLRVLVTVFLAALADALVVVLAYITGNFLATFAIGEAGALPTRIALFLNAFLVVELFKAAIRMLFSSRYSGLRLIPIRDEEAEYWNRRLARLSGFIGYGLLFAVPLIRHSVSPALAQAVNFLVMLGAFAYVLRTVLANRVKLRNALDQKAQASTLGISRISLHLLSRIWHIAVLAYFLAILNISILRPGDALPVVMLATVKTLVFVGIGLILSGILSQLIGRRIVLTEELRDKIPLLETRLNAYIPNILKVIRAVILAAVVLFILDAWGLFDVGSWYASPGGRNLIGKVFSVAVILIVALAVWVALASVIEHFLNPRAGRGEPTARAKTLISLFRNALAITLMIMTGMIVLAEIGINIGPLIAGAGVLGLAIGFGAQKLVQDIITGVFIQIDNAMNTGDVVTAGGITGVAERLSIRSVGLRDLSGTYHIVPFSSVGTVSNFMRDFAFHVGEYGIAYRESIDEAVSCLREAFDQLAVDEEFKDHILAPLEVSGVTALADSSVNIRVRIMTSPGMQWAVGRAYNRLVKLHFDAAGIEIPFPHTTLYFGQEKDGSAPPAYVHLLGNKETGAVRGESGHTE; translated from the coding sequence GTGAACACTCCCGGCTTCTCAGCGCTGAGGTCCTGGCTGATACCTCTTCTGACCACGGCAGTCCTGTTCATATCCGCAACAGGCAGTTTTGCCCAGGCAGAGCAGTCGTCTCCCCCGGCCTACTCCACGATAGCCGATCTCCTGGAAAACGAGCAGTCCCGTCAGGCACTGATCCAGGAGCTGCGTTCCCTTGCAGCAGACAAGGGCGGGGAGCTGGCCTCGTCCGGAGCCGCCCAGGCTGCGCCCTCAGCCGATACATCCCTGGCCAGACAGCTGGCCGAAGCAGTGAGCGGCTTCGCCGGAAGCCTGGTCACCCAGATGCAGAAGATATGGACCGCGCTGAGCTCGGTCTTCACCTCCGCCCCGGCAGAGGGCTGGAATCTGGATGCACTGGTCCAGGCAACGACGGACATGGGTCTGATCATCCTGGCAGTCATCCTGGCCTTCTTCATCTTTCGGCGTCTGGCCCGGCCCCTGTTTTCCCGTTTGAGCAGCTGGTCCCTCTACGGAGGGGGCAAAAGCGCCCTGCTCCGGGTCCTGGTGACTGTTTTTCTGGCTGCTCTTGCCGATGCCTTGGTGGTCGTCCTGGCCTATATCACCGGCAACTTCCTGGCCACCTTTGCCATTGGAGAGGCAGGTGCCCTGCCCACCCGCATTGCCCTTTTTCTGAACGCCTTTTTGGTTGTGGAGCTGTTCAAGGCCGCAATCCGGATGCTCTTCTCCTCCCGCTATTCTGGATTGCGCCTGATTCCCATCAGAGACGAGGAAGCCGAGTACTGGAACCGGCGTCTGGCCAGACTCTCCGGGTTTATCGGCTACGGCCTGCTTTTTGCCGTTCCCCTGATCCGGCACAGCGTCTCTCCAGCCCTGGCCCAGGCTGTCAACTTCCTGGTCATGCTCGGGGCCTTTGCTTATGTGCTCCGAACCGTTCTGGCAAACCGGGTCAAGCTTCGAAACGCCCTGGACCAGAAGGCCCAGGCCTCCACTCTCGGCATTTCCAGAATCTCCCTTCATCTTCTGTCCCGTATCTGGCATATAGCTGTCCTGGCCTATTTCCTGGCCATCCTGAACATCTCCATCCTCCGGCCGGGCGATGCCCTGCCCGTGGTCATGCTGGCCACAGTCAAGACCCTGGTCTTTGTCGGCATCGGCCTCATCCTCTCCGGCATCCTTTCCCAGCTCATCGGCAGACGGATCGTGCTCACCGAAGAGCTCCGGGACAAAATCCCCCTTCTAGAGACCAGGCTCAATGCCTATATCCCCAATATCCTGAAGGTTATCCGGGCTGTGATCCTGGCAGCCGTCGTCCTGTTCATTCTGGACGCCTGGGGGCTTTTTGATGTGGGCAGCTGGTATGCGAGCCCCGGAGGACGCAACCTGATCGGCAAGGTCTTCAGTGTGGCTGTTATCCTTATCGTTGCCCTGGCCGTTTGGGTCGCGTTGGCCAGTGTCATAGAGCACTTCTTAAATCCCCGGGCCGGCCGTGGAGAGCCGACCGCCCGGGCCAAGACCTTGATCAGCCTGTTCCGCAACGCGTTGGCCATAACCTTGATGATCATGACCGGGATGATCGTTCTGGCCGAGATCGGGATCAACATCGGTCCCCTCATCGCCGGCGCCGGGGTGCTAGGGCTGGCAATCGGTTTTGGAGCCCAAAAGCTGGTTCAGGATATCATTACCGGAGTGTTCATTCAGATTGATAACGCCATGAACACAGGAGACGTGGTCACGGCCGGCGGCATCACCGGGGTAGCTGAGCGCCTGAGCATCCGTTCCGTGGGACTGCGCGACCTCTCCGGAACCTACCATATCGTGCCCTTCTCCTCAGTGGGCACGGTCTCCAACTTCATGCGCGACTTCGCCTTTCATGTCGGCGAATACGGGATCGCCTACCGGGAAAGCATCGACGAGGCGGTCTCCTGCCTGCGGGAGGCATTTGACCAGCTGGCTGTGGACGAGGAATTCAAGGACCATATCCTGGCCCCCCTTGAGGTGTCCGGAGTGACCGCTCTGGCCGACAGCTCAGTGAACATCCGGGTTAGGATCATGACCTCCCCGGGCATGCAATGGGCCGTAGGACGGGCATACAACCGGCTGGTCAAGCTGCATTTCGACGCTGCGGGCATAGAAATCCCCTTTCCCCACACCACCCTGTATTTCGGGCAGGAAAAGGACGGATCTGCTCCGCCGGCTTATGTGCACCTGCTCGGGAACAAGGAAACCGGGGCGGTCCGGGGTGAAAGCGGACACACTGAATAG
- a CDS encoding amphi-Trp domain-containing protein, whose amino-acid sequence MGRETKIFQSEEQKSRPELSVFLRHLADKIEAGRATLARGQEKVAVDIPRNVILELQVEDEDKGRKGTQHSLKVEIKWFEQDEQVEGGPVHLE is encoded by the coding sequence ATGGGCAGAGAAACAAAGATTTTTCAAAGCGAAGAACAGAAAAGCAGACCTGAATTGAGCGTTTTTCTCCGACACCTTGCGGACAAGATAGAAGCGGGCAGGGCAACATTGGCCCGGGGACAGGAAAAGGTTGCGGTGGACATACCCCGCAATGTGATTCTTGAACTGCAAGTGGAGGATGAAGACAAGGGCAGAAAGGGCACGCAGCACTCCTTAAAAGTCGAGATCAAGTGGTTTGAACAGGATGAGCAGGTTGAGGGCGGCCCTGTTCACCTGGAATAG
- a CDS encoding peptidase U32 family protein: MAENDQTHSGPKPEILAPVGGADSFLAGISAGADSIYCGLKHFSARMQAENFSIPELARLTALAREQGIKTYIAFNSLVKPGELEQAGRLLQRITVSVQPQAIIVQDLALVNLARQVEYTGQIHLSTLAAMTSALSLPMLPGLDISRVVLPRELSIDEVKTMADSCPEDLELEVFVHGALCYAVSGRCYWSSFLGGKSGLRGRCVQPCRRLYTHRGKTKRYFSCLDLSLDVLTKLLLDIPQVKAWKIEGRKKGPHYVFYAVRAYQLLRDFPQDPGARKTALDLLNQSLGRPGTHYRFLPQRVFCPVNTEKDTGSGQLVGKVNKSSGGSVGFTSRAPLLAGDLLRIGSEDLPGHTTYKISAFRAKGKKIALPARAGNIAPGSPVVLIDRREPELADRLRRLHAQLQMLPKPRQEQADFSPRLPRSAKVSGRAEHVHVRPRLPEGRSPGSPGLWLSPVLRITVSKTVYPRIWFWLPPVIWPEEEDRWARLIRNLVRNGAKKFCCNAPWQAALFEARDDLSLWAGPYCNAANALCLEELRSLGFSGAVASPELSGADLLSLPRESPLPLGIVLSGPWPLCVARSVHQELHPGSLIQSPKKEPSYIQKKGPLIYHFPNWELDLSPHQRELEDAGYRLFVHLHERRPQKMPPPTRVSSFNWDLQLL, encoded by the coding sequence ATGGCAGAAAATGATCAGACCCACTCAGGCCCCAAGCCGGAAATCCTGGCCCCTGTCGGGGGCGCGGACAGCTTTCTGGCCGGCATTTCCGCAGGCGCAGACAGCATCTACTGCGGCCTGAAACACTTTTCAGCCCGGATGCAAGCCGAAAACTTTTCCATACCGGAATTGGCCAGGCTGACCGCTCTCGCCCGGGAGCAGGGAATCAAAACCTATATCGCCTTCAATTCCCTGGTCAAACCGGGCGAGTTGGAGCAAGCCGGCCGCCTCCTGCAGCGGATCACGGTTTCTGTGCAGCCCCAGGCCATCATTGTCCAGGACCTCGCTCTGGTCAATCTGGCCCGCCAAGTGGAGTACACAGGACAAATCCATCTCTCCACCCTGGCGGCCATGACCTCAGCCCTGTCCCTGCCCATGCTCCCAGGTCTGGATATCTCCAGGGTCGTTCTCCCCAGGGAGCTGAGCATCGACGAGGTCAAGACCATGGCCGACTCCTGTCCCGAGGACTTAGAGCTGGAGGTCTTTGTGCACGGGGCCCTGTGCTATGCGGTTTCCGGCCGCTGCTACTGGAGCAGCTTTTTGGGCGGCAAAAGCGGCCTTCGGGGTCGATGCGTTCAGCCCTGCCGCCGCCTGTACACCCACCGGGGAAAGACCAAACGCTACTTTTCCTGCCTGGATCTGAGCCTGGATGTATTGACCAAGCTCCTTTTGGACATCCCCCAGGTCAAGGCCTGGAAGATTGAGGGTCGGAAGAAGGGCCCGCACTACGTTTTCTACGCTGTCCGCGCCTACCAGCTCTTGCGGGATTTTCCCCAGGACCCCGGGGCCAGGAAAACGGCTCTTGACCTTCTGAACCAGAGCCTGGGCCGCCCCGGAACCCATTACCGCTTCTTGCCCCAGCGCGTTTTTTGCCCGGTGAACACAGAAAAAGATACCGGATCCGGACAGCTGGTGGGCAAGGTGAACAAGTCCTCCGGCGGGTCTGTGGGATTCACGTCCAGAGCCCCCCTGCTGGCCGGGGACCTGCTGCGGATAGGAAGCGAAGACCTCCCCGGACATACGACATACAAGATCTCTGCCTTCAGGGCCAAGGGAAAAAAGATCGCCCTGCCCGCCCGGGCCGGGAACATTGCCCCGGGAAGCCCTGTCGTGCTCATAGACCGCCGGGAGCCGGAGCTGGCCGACCGTCTCCGTCGCCTGCACGCGCAGCTCCAGATGCTGCCCAAGCCGAGGCAGGAACAAGCCGACTTTTCACCGCGCCTGCCTCGAAGCGCCAAGGTCTCGGGCCGGGCCGAGCACGTCCATGTCCGGCCCAGACTCCCCGAGGGGCGGAGCCCTGGAAGCCCGGGACTCTGGCTTTCCCCGGTCCTGAGGATCACAGTCAGCAAAACCGTCTACCCCAGAATCTGGTTCTGGCTCCCCCCGGTCATATGGCCGGAGGAGGAAGACCGATGGGCAAGGCTCATCCGCAATCTGGTCCGAAACGGAGCCAAAAAATTCTGCTGCAACGCCCCCTGGCAGGCCGCCCTCTTTGAGGCCAGGGACGATCTGTCTCTGTGGGCCGGCCCCTATTGCAACGCAGCCAATGCCCTCTGCCTGGAGGAACTGCGGAGTCTGGGCTTTTCCGGGGCCGTGGCCAGTCCGGAACTGTCCGGGGCCGATCTCCTTTCTCTACCCCGGGAATCCCCGCTCCCTCTGGGAATCGTCCTCAGCGGTCCATGGCCCTTGTGCGTGGCTCGAAGCGTGCATCAGGAACTCCACCCCGGCAGCCTGATCCAGAGCCCGAAAAAGGAGCCGTCCTATATACAGAAAAAGGGTCCCCTTATCTATCATTTTCCCAACTGGGAGCTGGATCTGAGCCCGCATCAACGTGAACTGGAAGATGCCGGATACCGGCTCTTCGTCCATCTGCATGAACGTCGGCCTCAGAAAATGCCCCCCCCGACCCGGGTGAGTTCTTTTAACTGGGACCTTCAGCTCTTGTAG
- a CDS encoding archease: MKSGYEVYDHGADIGVRGWGPSLEQAFVQGATAMFSLMTEDMQSVNATAEVRIEAQGYDLESMFVAWLNSLLTEADLHGLILTEFKVQIKDNFTLSGTARGEPFAALAGGPGVEVKGATFCQTAVYEDGGTWVAQCVVDV; the protein is encoded by the coding sequence ATGAAGTCTGGATACGAGGTTTATGACCATGGTGCGGATATCGGGGTCCGCGGTTGGGGGCCGAGCTTGGAACAGGCCTTTGTCCAAGGGGCCACGGCCATGTTTAGCTTGATGACCGAGGATATGCAATCCGTAAATGCCACGGCCGAAGTGCGCATTGAGGCCCAGGGCTATGATCTGGAATCCATGTTTGTGGCCTGGCTGAACTCCCTGCTCACTGAGGCGGACTTGCACGGTTTGATCCTGACTGAATTCAAGGTCCAGATCAAAGACAATTTCACCCTGAGCGGAACGGCCAGGGGGGAGCCCTTTGCCGCCCTGGCCGGCGGCCCGGGGGTAGAGGTCAAGGGGGCAACCTTTTGTCAGACTGCTGTGTATGAGGATGGCGGGACATGGGTCGCCCAGTGCGTTGTGGACGTGTGA